A single genomic interval of Helianthus annuus cultivar XRQ/B chromosome 13, HanXRQr2.0-SUNRISE, whole genome shotgun sequence harbors:
- the LOC110900607 gene encoding uncharacterized mitochondrial protein AtMg00810-like — protein sequence MGFHHSKCDASLITLHQGRNTAFLLLYVDDILLVTSSTALRQQLLAKLASEFAMKDLGPLSYFLGISVTRTKSSLFLSQQPYATYIITRAGMQSCNPVATPIDTNAKLGASGDLFHDPTLYRSLARALQYLTFTRPDITYAVQ from the coding sequence ATGGGTTTTCACCATAGCAAGTGTGATGCATCTCTCATCACTCTTCATCAGGGGCGAAATACGGCTTTTCTACTCttatatgtcgatgacattcttcTTGTCACATCGTCAACGGCTCTCCGTCAACAACTTCTGGCCAAACTTGCTAGTGAATTCGCCATGAAAGACCTTGGTCCCCTTAGTTACTTCCTTGGTATTTCGGTCACTCGCACAAAATCGAGTTTGTTCCTCTCACAACAACCATATGCCACATACATCATTACTCGTGCGGGCATGCAATCATGCAACCCAGTCGCCACTCCGATTGATACGAATGCTAAGCTTGGTGCTTCCGGTGACCTGTTTCATGACCCCACTCTATATCGAAGCTTAGCTAGGGCTCTGCAATATCTGACCTTCACTCGACCGGACATTACATATGCTGTTCAGTAG